In the genome of Hemiscyllium ocellatum isolate sHemOce1 chromosome 12, sHemOce1.pat.X.cur, whole genome shotgun sequence, one region contains:
- the LOC132820821 gene encoding tRNA methyltransferase 10 homolog C-like, translated as MWFRVAHIFQTFAGHCRLQLKTCVKNKVPLIRCQFMPHHRMLVLTSCTKNEEKKVSPDKLDLDIWKTIMKETASEAPKTCPSEDPVDASSAATREMVQMWRLAGKAVPENITEEQLSIVQELPSKSAKKKYLKYLAIKEGKKKATKEKRKIKQEGAESLQKEKENGGGIELKNTFLLQFWQRSFDVMYNWRAAQSMLFGQPLVFDMSYERYMARREMENTVSQLLESEGFNRKSLDPFHLYFCNMMPEGSYHKELLKRYGDAWDRLLITVTEKSYVDIFPKDKLVYLTADSPSVLKSFQHDKIYIIGSIVDKSIQTGLSLANAKRLKLATARLPLDEYLKWDVGAKNLTLNQMISILLTVKETGNWQEALKFVPKRKHEGFFPVPEQKYCNQFKNHQNKTRIDNGPVKKARRQKSTLSLNQGVEKSSDKKRWWLIED; from the coding sequence ATGTGGTTCCGTGTTGCCCATATTTTCCAGACTTTTGCTGGGCATTGCAGACTGCAGTTAAAGACTTGTGTGAAGAACAAAGTGCCTTTGATCAGATGCCAATTTATGCCACACCACAGGATGCTGGTTTTAACATCATGCACAAAGaatgaggaaaaaaaagtcagCCCTGATAAATTAGACCTAGATATTTGGAAGACTatcatgaaagaaactgcatcaGAAGCTCCCAAAACATGCCCCTCTGAAGATCCTGTGGATGCATCCTCTGCTGCTACAAGAGAAATGGTTCAAATGTGGCGACTGGCTGGAAAGGCTGTGCCAGAGAACATAACTGAAGAGCAACTGAGCATAGTTCAAGAACTACCTTCCAAATCTGCAAAGAAAAAATATCTGAAGTATCTAGCTATCAAAGAAGGCAAAAAGAAAGCAACAAAGGAGAAAcgaaaaataaaacaagaaggAGCAGAGTCtcttcaaaaggaaaaagaaaatggtGGAGGAATTGAATTAAAGAACACATTCCTTTTACAATTCTGGCAGCGGTCTTTTGATGTAATGTACAATTGGAGGGCTGCACAGTCTATGCTGTTTGGTCAGCCACTGGTATTTGATATGAGTTATGAAAGATACATGGCACGTCGAGAAATGGAGAACACTGTCTCTCAGCTACTGGAGTCTGAGGGGTTCAACAGAAAATCTTTAGACCCATTCCACTTATATTTCTGTAACATGATGCCAGAGGGATCATATCATAAGGAGCTTTTGAAACGTTATGGAGATGCCTGGGATAGACTCTTGATAACAGTAACAGAAAAGTCGTATGTTGACATTTTTCCCAAAGACAAGCTTGTGTACTTAACTGCAGATTCACCTTCTGTATTGAAGAGTTTTCAGCACGATAAAATCTACATCATTGGGTCAATTGTTGATAAGTCAATTCAGACAGGATTGTCCCTTGCAAATGCAAAGCGTTTAAAGTTGGCAACTGCACGTCTTCCTTTGGATGAGTATTTGAAATGGGATGTTGGTGCAAAAAACCTTACATTAAATCAAATGATCAGCATTTTGCTCACTGTGAAAGAAACCGGTAACTGGCAAGAAGCTCTCAAATTTGTTCCGAAAAGAAAACATGAAGGATTTTTTCCAGTTCCAGAACAGAAATACTGCAATCAATTTAAAAATCACCAGAACAAGACAAGAATTGACAATGGACCAGTAAAGAAAGCCAGGAGGCAAAAGTCAACTTTAAGTTTAAATCAAGGTGTAGAAAAATCATCAGATAAAAAAAGATGGTGGCTGATTGAAGATTAA
- the txnl4b gene encoding thioredoxin-like protein 4B has translation MSFLLPKLQSKKDVDHVIKTVAERVLVLRFGRDQDPVCLQLDEILSKTAHDLSKMAAVYLVDVDSVPIYTRYFDISYIPSTVFFFNGQHMKVDYGSPDHTKFIGCFKTKQDFIDLIEVIFRGAMRGKLIVHSPIDPRNVPKYDLLYHGI, from the exons ATGAGCTTCTTGCTGCCAAAGTTACAATCTAAGAAAGATGTTGACCACGTTATAAAGACCGTGGCTGAAAGGGTACTGGTTCTGCGTTTCGGCCGTGATCAGGACCCTGTGTGTTTACAACTGGATGAAATT CTTTCAAAAACTGCTCATGACCTGAGTAAAATGGCAGCTGTTTACCTGGTGGATGTTGACAGTGTCCCTATTTACACTCGCTACTTTGACATCAGTTACATTCCTTCCACAGTTTTTTTCTTCAATGGCCAACATATGAAAGTGGATTATGG GTCTCCAGATCATACGAAGTTTATTGGATGTTTCAAAACAAAGCAAGACTTCATAGATTTAATTGAAGTAATATTCCGTGGAGCAATGCGAGGAAAGCTAATAGTACACAGTCCTATTGATCCGAGGAATGTCCCAAAGTATGACCTTCTTTATCATGGCATCTAA